The Deltaproteobacteria bacterium region ATCGAAGTTCATCGCTGGCTCCTCAGAGGGTGGGCAGGCGCAGGATCTGCTTGGCGATGATGTTGCGCTGGATCTCGTTCGAGCCGCCGTAGATCGTCGCCGCGCGCAGGTAGTTGAAGGAGGAGGCGACGCCCTGCTCGATCGCCGGCAGCACCTCGGGCGGGCTGTCGAGCCAGCCGAGGGCGTCGTGGCCCATGGCGTCCATGCACAGCTCGGTCGACTCCTGCTGGATCTCGGTGCCGACGAGCTTCAGGATCGAGCTCTCCGGGCCCGGCGCGCGCCCCACCTGGGCGGCGGCCAGGGTGCGGAGCTGGAGCAGCTCGAGGCTGCGCAGGCGCATCTCGAGCCGGGCGATGCGCTCGCGGAAGCTCCGGTCGTCGAAGAGCGAGCCCTCGCCGACCGGTGTCTCGCGCGCGATCCGCTTGCAGAGCTGGAGCCAGCGCTTGCTCTCGGCGATCCCGCCGATGCCGGTGCGCTCGTGGGCGAGCAGCGCCTTCGCCATCGTCCAGCCTCCGTTCTCGGGGCCGACCCGGTTCGTCTGCGGCACGCGCGCGTTCTGGAACCAGGTCTCGGAGAAAGCGTAGGTGCCGCCGGTCGTGAGGAAGGGCTTCACCGTGATGCCGGGCGTGTGCTTCACGTCGGCGAGGATGAAGGTGATGCCCTCCTGCTTCTTGCCGCTCGCGTCCGTGCGGGCGAGCAGGAAGATCCAGTCGGCGTACTGCGCGTAGGTGGTCCAGGTCTTCTGGCCGTTCAGGACGTAGTCCGTGCCGTCCTTCTCGGCGCGGAGCTGGAGCGAGGCGAGGTCGGAGCCCGCGTTCGGCTCCGAGTAGCCCTGGCACCAGACCTCCTCGCCCGAGAGGATCCTCGGGAGGAAGCGCTGCTTCTGCTCGGGCGTACCGAACTGGATCAGGAGCGGCCCCACCATCGTCAGCCCGAAGGGCGAGAGCTGCGGCGCGTTGGCGCGCACCAGCTCCTCGCCGAAGATGTGGCGGCGCCCGATGTCCCAGCCCGTGCCGCCCACCTCCTTCGGCCAGTGCGGCGCCACCCAGCCCTTCCGGAACAGGATCCGGTGCCACTCCATCTGCTCTTCGTGCTCGAAGTGGCCGCCCCC contains the following coding sequences:
- a CDS encoding acyl-CoA dehydrogenase family protein produces the protein MDLAYSPEQLAFRQEVRQWIQDAMPAPIRAKAEGGGHFEHEEQMEWHRILFRKGWVAPHWPKEVGGTGWDIGRRHIFGEELVRANAPQLSPFGLTMVGPLLIQFGTPEQKQRFLPRILSGEEVWCQGYSEPNAGSDLASLQLRAEKDGTDYVLNGQKTWTTYAQYADWIFLLARTDASGKKQEGITFILADVKHTPGITVKPFLTTGGTYAFSETWFQNARVPQTNRVGPENGGWTMAKALLAHERTGIGGIAESKRWLQLCKRIARETPVGEGSLFDDRSFRERIARLEMRLRSLELLQLRTLAAAQVGRAPGPESSILKLVGTEIQQESTELCMDAMGHDALGWLDSPPEVLPAIEQGVASSFNYLRAATIYGGSNEIQRNIIAKQILRLPTL